A stretch of the Enterobacter mori genome encodes the following:
- the gspG gene encoding type II secretion system major pseudopilin GspG produces MALKRKNLARQAGFTLLELMVVIVILGVLASMVVPNLMGNKEKADTQKATSDIVALEGSLDMYKLDNHRYPTTEQGLQALVTKPEIAPIPNGYRADGYIRRLPQDPWGGDYILVSPGEHGAVDVFSAGPDGEANTADDITNWSLDKKEK; encoded by the coding sequence ATGGCTTTAAAACGTAAAAACCTGGCGCGCCAGGCGGGCTTCACGTTGCTCGAATTAATGGTGGTCATTGTTATTCTCGGCGTTCTGGCGAGTATGGTGGTGCCAAACTTAATGGGTAATAAGGAAAAAGCGGATACGCAAAAAGCGACGAGCGATATTGTCGCGCTCGAAGGCTCGCTGGATATGTATAAGCTGGATAACCACCGTTATCCGACCACAGAGCAGGGACTGCAGGCGCTGGTCACCAAACCTGAAATCGCGCCAATCCCGAACGGCTACCGCGCCGATGGCTATATCCGTCGCCTGCCGCAGGATCCGTGGGGCGGGGATTATATTCTCGTGAGCCCGGGTGAACACGGCGCGGTTGACGTCTTCTCGGCCGGTCCGGACGGTGAAGCCAATACCGCCGACGATATTACGAACTGGTCTCTGGATAAGAAAGAGAAATAA
- the gspH gene encoding type II secretion system minor pseudopilin GspH, translating to MRNQRGFTLLEIILALVIFASCAMMVVSTIPSRSGADIFGQQLKALVDYGSDRAVMDGNIVGLVMTTNNYQLVTLDDKNGERRWVPLSAGRITTKGDFPEEMHVSLSPQRLAATVSSDPQVLFLPDGEISRFTLTLQSYDKQHHFRVVSQGAAPVSVENDD from the coding sequence ATGAGAAATCAACGCGGCTTTACGTTGCTGGAAATTATTCTGGCGCTGGTGATATTTGCCAGCTGCGCCATGATGGTGGTGTCCACAATACCCTCGCGCAGCGGTGCGGATATATTTGGCCAGCAATTAAAAGCGCTCGTTGATTATGGTTCTGACCGCGCGGTGATGGATGGAAATATCGTTGGGCTGGTAATGACCACGAATAACTATCAGCTGGTGACGCTCGACGATAAAAACGGCGAGCGCCGCTGGGTGCCGTTATCTGCGGGGCGAATTACCACCAAAGGCGATTTCCCGGAGGAGATGCACGTTTCGCTCTCGCCGCAGCGTCTTGCCGCCACGGTATCGTCCGACCCGCAGGTGCTTTTTTTACCGGACGGCGAAATCAGCCGCTTCACCCTGACGCTGCAAAGCTACGACAAGCAGCACCATTTCCGCGTGGTGTCGCAGGGCGCGGCTCCGGTATCGGTAGAAAACGATGACTAA
- the gspI gene encoding type II secretion system minor pseudopilin GspI — translation MTNAKKKQTGMTLLEVMVALVIFSTAALALMNSVSLNVRFTHGLADTLQASWVAENQLAEAQLAKTDFPDAEQQGTETMGGRSWNWRKQRVKTADGVWANAIRVYAEGDDSQPVISLHIIPPGESQ, via the coding sequence ATGACTAACGCAAAGAAAAAGCAAACGGGAATGACGCTGCTGGAGGTCATGGTCGCGCTGGTGATCTTCTCCACCGCCGCGCTGGCGCTGATGAACTCGGTCTCCCTGAACGTGCGTTTTACCCACGGTCTGGCCGACACGCTGCAGGCGAGCTGGGTGGCCGAGAATCAGCTGGCAGAAGCGCAGCTCGCGAAAACTGACTTCCCGGATGCTGAGCAGCAGGGAACGGAAACCATGGGCGGACGCAGCTGGAACTGGCGCAAGCAGCGGGTCAAAACCGCCGACGGCGTCTGGGCTAACGCCATCCGCGTGTATGCGGAAGGCGACGACAGCCAGCCGGTTATTTCGCTACATATTATTCCGCCGGGAGAGAGCCAGTGA
- the gspJ gene encoding type II secretion system minor pseudopilin GspJ, which produces MKRTRRQRGFTLLEIMIALTIFAVIGTLAWQILDGAMRTSSATDASAAKLNQLQRAWSLMERDFYQLQARAPRNEPERFRPADDALELTTLNGVSGTVQLERVRWRLEAGRLYRDVWPVIDGPADAKPDEVPIVSEVKSLQWRFYRQGWQKSWNDPAHLPDGVELTLTMENGDTWRWVFTTPGDLPEAATPAPSPQPAPEAKS; this is translated from the coding sequence GTGAAGAGAACCCGACGCCAGCGCGGTTTTACCCTGCTGGAGATCATGATTGCGCTGACCATCTTTGCGGTGATCGGCACTCTGGCCTGGCAAATTCTGGACGGGGCGATGCGCACCAGTTCGGCCACCGATGCCAGCGCGGCGAAGCTCAATCAGCTGCAGCGTGCCTGGAGCCTGATGGAGCGCGATTTCTACCAGCTGCAGGCGCGCGCGCCGCGCAACGAGCCGGAACGGTTTCGTCCGGCTGATGATGCGCTTGAGCTGACCACGCTGAACGGCGTGAGCGGAACGGTCCAGCTGGAGCGCGTGCGCTGGCGGCTCGAAGCGGGGCGATTGTATCGCGACGTCTGGCCGGTGATTGACGGCCCGGCGGACGCCAAACCCGACGAGGTGCCGATTGTCAGCGAGGTGAAATCACTCCAGTGGCGCTTTTACCGTCAGGGCTGGCAGAAAAGCTGGAACGACCCGGCGCATCTGCCGGACGGCGTGGAGCTGACGCTGACCATGGAAAACGGCGATACCTGGCGCTGGGTCTTTACGACCCCGGGCGATTTGCCTGAAGCGGCCACACCCGCGCCTTCGCCACAACCGGCACCGGAAGCAAAATCATGA
- the gspK gene encoding type II secretion system minor pseudopilin GspK, translating into MSALRKQKGVALLVVLILLVMMSALAAKISQQFCRNLQKTHYQVSQQQLRWAMQAQEKVVKDRLLADASGESKPLSLDGDWHQPLETRGEDYTVVSQVEDAQDCFNVNNLLAVEKIAQGKNTPEVPEKPRREQIVEQLLTQSGLSQTNAEEVYLQLVDYLDGDTTTAKEGAESDAWAGVVPARQPANQMMRTIAEIRLLPAFPAAAYPKVSKLLCALPDSASKVDVNTLKPEQAALLAALFPGKLNEDDAVRLIESRPETGWENWETFSKALEQTFPQLKDDLPQVAEQLSINSRYFRVNSTGNTDELTLRVVSQLQVNNEAGEIVTWQRRYRMIE; encoded by the coding sequence ATGAGTGCATTACGCAAACAGAAAGGGGTGGCGCTGCTGGTGGTGCTGATCCTGCTGGTGATGATGTCGGCGCTGGCCGCCAAAATCAGCCAGCAGTTCTGCCGCAACCTGCAAAAAACGCATTACCAGGTGAGCCAGCAGCAGCTGCGCTGGGCAATGCAGGCCCAGGAAAAGGTGGTGAAAGACCGGCTGCTGGCCGACGCCAGCGGGGAAAGCAAACCGCTCTCCCTCGACGGCGACTGGCATCAGCCGCTGGAAACCCGGGGTGAAGACTACACGGTGGTCAGCCAGGTGGAAGACGCGCAGGACTGCTTTAACGTTAACAACCTGCTGGCGGTCGAAAAAATTGCGCAGGGGAAAAATACCCCGGAGGTGCCGGAAAAGCCGCGCCGGGAGCAGATTGTGGAACAGCTTCTGACGCAGAGCGGCCTGAGCCAGACCAACGCGGAAGAGGTGTATCTGCAGCTGGTGGACTATCTCGATGGCGACACGACAACGGCCAAAGAGGGCGCCGAGTCCGATGCCTGGGCAGGCGTGGTGCCCGCTCGCCAACCGGCGAACCAGATGATGCGCACCATTGCCGAGATCAGGCTGCTGCCTGCGTTCCCGGCTGCCGCTTACCCGAAGGTAAGCAAGCTGCTGTGCGCGCTGCCGGACTCTGCCAGCAAGGTGGATGTGAACACCCTTAAACCGGAGCAGGCTGCCTTACTGGCCGCCCTGTTTCCCGGAAAACTCAATGAAGATGATGCCGTTCGCCTGATTGAATCGCGTCCTGAAACCGGCTGGGAAAATTGGGAAACCTTCAGCAAAGCGCTGGAGCAGACCTTCCCGCAGTTAAAAGACGATCTCCCGCAGGTGGCTGAGCAGCTCTCCATTAACAGCCGGTATTTCCGCGTGAACTCGACCGGCAATACCGATGAATTAACGCTTCGCGTGGTGAGCCAGCTTCAGGTGAATAACGAAGCCGGTGAGATCGTGACGTGGCAACGTCGTTACCGAATGATTGAATAA
- the gspL gene encoding type II secretion system protein GspL: protein MKQVLFVRPDSREGGKIMWCVSGSEQVEVLKSLDALADHPLAARVCLLLPASKMIFRHFTLPKKVASQATAFSWMAEETLIGDVDNLHWTVLNKKGAEVDAVAIDADCLRGWLTRCQEAGLKVIQALPDAWLLPVTAGGSTLVAQDDGYWLRLSPHVAGEMEASLLPLLMQKAGEGSVCCYGDVPAGVDIDVGHPWQHPLVLIQPQWHACRVTLLHGEFSAKAASGKASKGIKAAIAAAGLLSLGLLLGPRVAMAWMLVQQENQVQQEIAQVYQHHFPSMRQQTNIKYHFGQNLKKQTKGVFLQLEALEKARQAVPAMEIDLLEYDAQQNTLTLSVSAQSPTALQTFVNQAGENFDFILQPVSTSAPYTAMIAGKYK from the coding sequence ATGAAACAGGTCCTTTTTGTTCGTCCCGACAGCCGCGAGGGCGGGAAAATAATGTGGTGTGTCTCCGGCAGCGAGCAGGTTGAGGTGCTGAAGAGCCTGGACGCGCTGGCAGACCACCCACTTGCTGCACGCGTCTGTTTACTTCTGCCTGCCAGCAAGATGATCTTCCGCCACTTCACGCTGCCAAAAAAAGTCGCCTCGCAGGCGACGGCATTCTCGTGGATGGCGGAAGAGACGCTGATTGGCGACGTGGATAATCTCCACTGGACGGTGCTCAACAAAAAGGGCGCCGAGGTTGACGCGGTGGCCATCGACGCCGATTGCCTGCGCGGGTGGTTAACCCGCTGTCAGGAGGCCGGATTAAAGGTCATTCAGGCGCTGCCGGATGCGTGGCTGTTGCCCGTGACGGCGGGCGGAAGCACGCTTGTTGCCCAGGACGACGGCTACTGGCTGCGCTTATCGCCCCATGTCGCGGGTGAAATGGAGGCGAGCCTGCTGCCGCTGCTGATGCAGAAAGCCGGAGAGGGGAGCGTGTGCTGCTACGGTGACGTGCCTGCTGGCGTCGATATTGACGTCGGGCACCCCTGGCAGCATCCGCTGGTTCTGATCCAGCCGCAGTGGCACGCCTGCCGCGTCACGCTCCTGCACGGCGAATTCAGCGCGAAAGCGGCCTCGGGTAAAGCCTCGAAGGGCATCAAGGCGGCAATAGCCGCGGCGGGCCTGCTCTCTCTCGGCCTGTTGCTGGGACCGCGCGTCGCCATGGCCTGGATGCTCGTGCAGCAGGAAAACCAGGTTCAGCAGGAGATCGCTCAGGTTTATCAGCACCATTTTCCGAGTATGCGCCAGCAGACCAACATCAAATACCACTTTGGTCAAAACCTTAAGAAGCAAACCAAAGGCGTCTTTTTGCAGCTTGAGGCGCTGGAGAAAGCCAGGCAGGCCGTGCCGGCAATGGAAATCGATCTGCTGGAGTACGACGCCCAACAGAACACGCTGACGCTGAGCGTCAGTGCGCAAAGCCCAACCGCGTTGCAGACGTTTGTGAATCAGGCCGGTGAGAATTTTGATTTCATCCTGCAGCCTGTTTCCACCTCTGCACCTTATACCGCCATGATCGCAGGGAAATACAAATGA
- a CDS encoding type II secretion system protein M, producing MKERIAQLKSRYQNYSAREKVILKICAIALLVAAVYYGGIIPLDNMIQNSKSTLTRQKESLNWMRSEIDKNHLQVQIIKTDNPRAVVESSAQEIHLPLTDMRQDGQTLSFVVNRVNVYELKNWLREINQTSGVRLQKMNLTPVDHLSDVKAEVQLTWSKIA from the coding sequence ATGAAAGAGCGAATTGCGCAGCTTAAGTCTCGTTATCAGAATTACAGCGCCAGGGAAAAAGTTATTCTGAAAATATGCGCCATCGCCCTTCTGGTGGCGGCAGTATATTACGGGGGCATAATCCCGCTGGATAATATGATTCAGAACAGCAAATCCACGCTGACCCGACAAAAAGAGTCGCTGAACTGGATGCGCAGTGAAATAGATAAAAACCATCTCCAGGTTCAGATTATCAAAACGGATAACCCGCGTGCGGTGGTAGAGAGTAGCGCGCAGGAAATTCATCTGCCCCTGACGGATATGCGTCAGGATGGACAAACGTTATCGTTCGTCGTTAATCGCGTAAACGTGTATGAATTAAAGAACTGGCTGCGGGAAATTAACCAGACCTCCGGCGTCAGGCTGCAAAAAATGAACCTCACGCCGGTCGATCACCTCAGTGATGTAAAAGCGGAAGTACAGCTCACCTGGAGCAAAATCGCATGA
- a CDS encoding prepilin peptidase: protein MNTFALMREVYPVGFPVMSAILGGIVGSFLGVVAERVPNMVMEEESGGNLLFPASHCPACQHALAAWENIPLVSWLVLHGRCSRCGTAIPLRIFLFELFSALFFGITAWCMPDVQALFSLWLLAAFLLPLAMIDWRHQLLPDCLTQPLLWAGLLLHAFAHTLPLRDALFGAVAGYLSLWLLYWAFRLTTGREGLGYGDFKLLAALGAWCGWQALPMIELIAALGGIIGYFALTHSNKNNLTISFGPYLSFAGIVVFIGQQFAFTF, encoded by the coding sequence ATGAACACCTTCGCGCTGATGCGGGAGGTTTACCCGGTGGGGTTCCCGGTGATGAGTGCGATCCTGGGCGGCATTGTGGGGAGCTTTCTGGGCGTTGTCGCCGAGCGCGTGCCGAACATGGTGATGGAAGAGGAGAGCGGCGGTAATTTGCTCTTTCCGGCGTCGCACTGCCCGGCGTGTCAGCACGCGCTGGCCGCCTGGGAGAATATCCCGCTGGTCAGCTGGCTTGTTTTACACGGACGCTGTAGCCGCTGCGGCACCGCTATCCCGTTGCGGATATTTTTGTTCGAGCTTTTTTCCGCGCTGTTTTTTGGCATCACCGCCTGGTGTATGCCGGACGTCCAGGCTTTGTTCTCTCTGTGGCTGCTGGCGGCGTTTTTATTGCCCCTGGCCATGATCGACTGGCGGCACCAGCTGCTGCCGGACTGCCTGACGCAACCCCTGCTGTGGGCGGGATTACTGCTCCATGCCTTTGCTCATACGCTGCCGCTTCGAGATGCGCTGTTCGGTGCCGTGGCGGGCTATCTGTCGCTCTGGCTGTTGTACTGGGCGTTTCGCCTGACCACCGGACGGGAGGGGCTGGGATATGGTGATTTTAAGCTGCTGGCGGCTCTGGGCGCCTGGTGCGGCTGGCAGGCGTTGCCCATGATTGAATTAATCGCCGCGCTGGGCGGTATTATCGGTTATTTCGCTTTAACTCATTCAAATAAAAATAACCTCACTATTTCTTTCGGACCTTATCTCTCATTTGCTGGAATAGTGGTGTTTATTGGTCAGCAGTTTGCTTTCACATTTTAA
- a CDS encoding glycosyl hydrolase family 18 protein encodes MKFMKPKYLALFIAAATSSAFAAAPGTPSISSGNDKFALVEVDQAAQDYNSLVKVHPDGVDVKVEWNVWSGDAPTSAKVLLDGQTVWSGAGSASGSATFKVKKGGRYQEQVELCNASGCTKSASKLIIVADTDGSHLLPLNAPMQENNKTFAQHTDKVVGAYFPEWGVYGRNFPVDKIPAANLNHILYGFIPICGGDGINDSLKSIEGGNSFEALKRACNGRQDYTVAIHDPWAALQKPQSGVSNWDDPYKGNFGQLMALKKAHPGLKVLPSIGGWTLSDPFYQMNDPAIRARFVSSVKEFLQTWKFFDGVDIDWEFPGGGGENAALGNPQQDKATYTALMHDLRTMMNELSAQTGRTYELTTAIGSGKDKIEDVDYTTAQQYLDHIFLMSYDFYGAWSNTVLGHQAALHAPAWRPDTDYTTENGVNALLQQGVQPGKIVVGAGMYGRGWTGVHGQTGNNPFTGTATGPVKGTWEPGVVDYRQIVNEYKGKPGWEYGYDADAEAPYVFNKSTGDLISYEDARSAAAKGKYVLANKLGGLFSWSIDSDNGDILNAMNESLLGGGSTPVEPVVTNHAPIASSADQNVSGPATVTLDGSASSDPDGDAITYKWTQISGPSVTLTNSTKAKATFNVAAATSDQTMAFRLTVTDTKGLSNAIDVQVVNKAPKANQAPVVNAMEAVTLQAGETYALHAQAADPDGDTLTYAWSVPADMHATGTDTANVTITAPEVTSTSTYTLSVVVGDGKTSVQSNVQVTVNPKPADVTPPADEVTPPADEVTPPSDEVTPPSDEGSATGSCDAPVDANASKYAAWDASKIYNNGDTVSADHLVWKAKYWTQGNQPGFGVDAWELVSNVKMNWRSDLVYNGGETTTYQGNVYRAKWWTRGDNPANSDVWVKEGPSTDCK; translated from the coding sequence ATGAAATTTATGAAGCCTAAATATCTGGCGCTCTTTATTGCAGCGGCTACCAGCTCTGCATTTGCAGCGGCGCCAGGCACTCCGTCTATTAGCAGCGGTAATGATAAATTTGCGCTGGTAGAGGTCGATCAGGCGGCACAGGACTATAACAGCCTCGTTAAAGTTCACCCTGACGGTGTGGATGTGAAGGTTGAGTGGAACGTCTGGAGCGGCGACGCGCCAACCTCTGCCAAAGTCTTGCTGGACGGCCAGACCGTCTGGTCCGGCGCGGGCAGCGCCTCTGGCTCTGCGACCTTCAAAGTGAAAAAAGGCGGACGCTACCAGGAGCAGGTGGAACTCTGTAATGCCAGCGGCTGCACCAAAAGCGCCAGCAAGCTGATTATCGTAGCGGACACCGACGGTAGCCACCTGCTGCCGCTGAACGCGCCGATGCAGGAAAACAACAAAACCTTCGCGCAGCATACCGATAAAGTGGTCGGCGCCTACTTCCCTGAGTGGGGCGTGTATGGCCGCAACTTCCCGGTGGATAAAATCCCTGCGGCTAACCTGAACCATATTCTGTACGGCTTCATTCCCATCTGCGGCGGTGACGGCATCAACGACAGCCTGAAATCCATTGAGGGCGGTAACAGCTTTGAAGCCCTGAAGCGCGCCTGTAACGGCCGTCAGGACTACACCGTGGCGATCCACGATCCGTGGGCTGCCCTGCAAAAACCCCAGTCTGGCGTCTCTAACTGGGACGACCCGTACAAAGGTAACTTTGGCCAACTGATGGCGCTGAAAAAAGCACATCCGGGTCTGAAAGTTCTGCCGTCCATCGGCGGCTGGACCCTGTCTGACCCGTTCTATCAGATGAACGATCCGGCCATTCGCGCACGCTTCGTCTCCTCCGTGAAAGAGTTCCTGCAGACCTGGAAATTCTTTGACGGTGTGGATATCGACTGGGAATTCCCGGGCGGCGGCGGCGAGAACGCGGCGCTGGGTAACCCGCAGCAGGACAAGGCAACCTACACCGCGCTGATGCACGACCTGCGCACCATGATGAACGAACTGTCTGCGCAGACGGGCCGCACCTACGAACTGACCACTGCGATTGGTTCCGGTAAAGATAAGATTGAAGATGTGGACTACACCACGGCGCAGCAGTACCTCGATCATATCTTCCTGATGAGCTACGACTTCTACGGCGCGTGGAGCAACACCGTGCTGGGCCATCAGGCGGCGCTGCACGCGCCGGCATGGCGTCCTGACACGGACTACACCACCGAAAACGGCGTAAACGCGCTGCTGCAGCAGGGCGTACAGCCGGGCAAAATTGTGGTGGGTGCGGGCATGTACGGTCGCGGCTGGACCGGCGTACACGGCCAGACGGGCAACAACCCGTTCACCGGTACCGCAACGGGTCCGGTTAAAGGTACCTGGGAACCGGGCGTGGTGGATTACCGTCAGATTGTGAACGAGTACAAAGGCAAGCCTGGCTGGGAATACGGTTATGACGCTGACGCAGAAGCGCCTTACGTCTTCAACAAGTCAACCGGCGACCTGATCTCTTATGAAGATGCGCGTTCCGCTGCGGCAAAAGGCAAATACGTTCTGGCCAACAAACTGGGCGGTCTGTTCTCCTGGTCTATTGACTCTGACAACGGCGACATTCTGAATGCGATGAACGAAAGCCTGCTGGGGGGCGGCTCTACCCCGGTTGAGCCGGTTGTCACCAACCATGCGCCAATCGCGTCATCTGCGGATCAAAACGTCTCTGGCCCGGCAACCGTCACGCTCGATGGTTCTGCTTCCAGCGATCCAGACGGTGATGCAATCACCTACAAATGGACCCAGATCTCTGGCCCATCGGTGACCCTCACCAACAGCACCAAAGCGAAAGCAACCTTCAACGTTGCGGCAGCCACCAGCGACCAGACCATGGCGTTCCGCCTGACGGTAACGGATACAAAAGGGCTGAGCAACGCGATTGACGTGCAGGTTGTGAACAAAGCGCCGAAAGCGAACCAGGCACCCGTGGTGAACGCCATGGAAGCGGTGACGCTGCAGGCCGGTGAAACCTACGCTCTGCACGCGCAGGCTGCGGATCCTGACGGTGATACGCTGACTTATGCCTGGAGCGTCCCGGCGGATATGCACGCCACCGGTACCGATACCGCGAACGTGACCATCACTGCGCCAGAGGTGACTTCTACGTCTACTTACACCCTGAGCGTGGTGGTCGGCGATGGGAAAACCAGCGTGCAGTCTAACGTGCAGGTTACCGTGAATCCGAAACCGGCTGACGTTACGCCACCGGCTGACGAGGTTACGCCTCCAGCCGATGAAGTGACACCGCCGTCTGACGAGGTGACCCCACCTTCTGACGAAGGCTCTGCCACCGGAAGCTGCGACGCGCCTGTCGATGCTAACGCCAGCAAATATGCCGCGTGGGATGCCAGCAAAATCTACAACAATGGCGATACCGTGAGCGCTGACCATCTGGTGTGGAAAGCGAAGTACTGGACGCAGGGCAACCAGCCTGGCTTCGGTGTGGATGCCTGGGAGCTGGTCAGCAACGTCAAGATGAACTGGCGTTCAGACCTGGTTTACAACGGCGGCGAAACCACCACTTACCAGGGCAACGTTTACCGTGCCAAATGGTGGACCCGCGGTGATAACCCGGCTAACAGCGATGTCTGGGTGAAAGAAGGTCCGTCAACAGACTGTAAATAA
- the iagB gene encoding type III secretion system invasion protein IagB, which produces MKKLMLLLLIISQSALANCWDRAAHYYHVDPYLLYAIANVESGMNPYAVGKNHDGTRDVGLMQINSSHFTALESRGIDEYRLMTEPCTSIMVGASILSGMIKVYGYNWEAVGAYNAGLKKENYSQRMKYAHKVWAKYQQLKLAAR; this is translated from the coding sequence ATGAAAAAGTTAATGTTGTTGTTATTGATAATAAGCCAAAGCGCACTGGCAAACTGTTGGGACAGAGCCGCACACTATTATCATGTCGATCCTTATTTATTGTATGCCATAGCCAACGTTGAATCCGGTATGAATCCGTATGCGGTTGGGAAAAATCATGATGGCACGCGTGATGTCGGGCTAATGCAAATTAACAGCTCCCACTTTACCGCGCTGGAAAGTCGGGGAATCGACGAATACCGGCTGATGACCGAGCCCTGTACCTCCATTATGGTCGGCGCGTCCATCCTTTCCGGGATGATCAAGGTGTATGGCTATAACTGGGAAGCGGTAGGTGCCTATAACGCCGGATTGAAGAAAGAGAATTATTCGCAGCGAATGAAATATGCCCATAAGGTCTGGGCGAAATATCAGCAGTTGAAATTAGCGGCACGTTAG